A single region of the Myxococcota bacterium genome encodes:
- a CDS encoding efflux RND transporter periplasmic adaptor subunit gives MPPLLPSSRPIDPGHATACAARPRIVGLVVCLALVAAACSSPTESTPVTTAAAEQRDIERIVMATGTIEPAGEVEVRPRVAGIIEAINVERGDTIEAGDALVEIERELLESQVARARAQVKSAEVELHYAEIAKQRAERLRARGAASDSQQDEARADLEGASARLASARASLQELSVQLRYATVRSPISGRVLDVHVKVGAAVSPVTSVNGGTVLLVLAETERLHMTGSVDENEISRIAVGQSARVRTEAYRGRSFEGTVRDIAPMGERVENVTYFEIEVEITDADADLLKARMSADAEIVAESIDAAIVVPETALRYVGEDIYVEIVGDDASVNEDERRFVSVGVVDGDLVQIVDGLAIGERVSLQ, from the coding sequence GTGCCCCCCCTCCTCCCTTCGTCACGGCCGATCGATCCCGGGCACGCCACGGCCTGCGCGGCCCGCCCCCGGATCGTCGGTCTCGTCGTCTGCCTCGCGCTCGTCGCGGCCGCGTGCAGCAGTCCGACGGAGTCCACGCCGGTCACGACGGCCGCGGCCGAGCAGCGCGACATCGAACGCATCGTGATGGCGACGGGTACGATCGAACCCGCCGGCGAAGTCGAGGTACGACCCCGCGTCGCCGGCATCATCGAGGCCATCAACGTCGAGCGCGGCGATACCATCGAAGCCGGCGACGCACTCGTCGAGATCGAACGTGAGCTCCTCGAGAGTCAGGTCGCGCGAGCGCGGGCACAGGTCAAGAGTGCCGAGGTCGAGCTCCACTACGCCGAGATCGCGAAGCAACGCGCAGAGCGATTGCGCGCCCGCGGCGCGGCTTCGGACAGCCAGCAGGACGAAGCGCGGGCAGACCTCGAGGGAGCCTCGGCGCGCCTCGCCAGTGCGCGCGCCAGCCTGCAAGAGCTCTCCGTTCAGCTCCGCTACGCCACGGTGCGGTCTCCGATCTCGGGTCGCGTACTCGACGTGCACGTCAAGGTCGGGGCCGCCGTCTCTCCCGTGACGTCCGTCAACGGCGGAACCGTCCTGCTGGTCCTCGCCGAAACCGAACGCCTGCACATGACGGGCTCCGTCGACGAGAACGAGATCTCGCGAATCGCGGTGGGTCAGTCGGCACGCGTCCGCACCGAGGCATACCGAGGGCGCAGCTTCGAAGGGACCGTGCGTGACATCGCGCCGATGGGCGAACGGGTGGAGAACGTCACCTACTTCGAGATCGAGGTCGAGATCACTGACGCGGATGCGGATCTCCTCAAGGCGCGCATGTCGGCCGACGCCGAGATCGTCGCCGAGAGCATCGACGCGGCGATCGTCGTTCCGGAGACCGCGCTGCGCTACGTCGGCGAGGACATCTACGTCGAGATCGTCGGTGACGACGCCAGTGTGAACGAGGACGAGCGCAGGTTCGTGTCCGTCGGCGTCGTCGACGGCGATCTCGTCCAGATCGTCGACGGCCTCGCGATCGGCG